One segment of Accipiter gentilis chromosome 26, bAccGen1.1, whole genome shotgun sequence DNA contains the following:
- the AFAP1L1 gene encoding actin filament-associated protein 1-like 1 isoform X2 yields the protein MYVNTASLSNGTSFVESLFEEFDCDLRDLQDMQEEEGDTSDGVGLDLARSQTAKTVPVDPAPPLPTTPPPEDYYEEALPLGPGKAPEYITSRNSSSPPNSIEDGYYEDADSNYPVTRMNGEQKNSYNDSDAMSSSYESYDEEEEEGKGQQLTHQWPSEEASMNLVKDCRICAFLLRKKRFGQWAKQLTIIRDSKLLCYKSSKDRQPHVEVSLGTCNVIYVPKDGRRKKHELRFSLPGAEALVLAVQSKEQAEEWLKVIKEASSPAAGGMEAPTSPVMPCKMDLDKRLSQEKHTSDSDSVVTGETGSPAARREPGEHGKGKKSGLADLKGSMSRAAGKKITRIISFSKKKPSPEDTQTSSTEEDIPCCGYLSVLVNQCWKERWCRLKGNTLYFHKDRTDLRTHVNAIVLRGCEVVPGLGPKHPFAFRILRNGQEVAALEASCSEDLGRWLGLLLVETGSRTAPEALHYDYVDVETIANIVTAVRHSYLWASSSQDHRPESSRVVYDDVPYEKVQAEEEPGRPAGAQVKRHASSCSEKSRRVDPQVKVKRHASNANQYRYGKNRAEEDARRFLTEKEKLEKEKASIRSELLLLRKEKRELREAIKGSTGTKLQDLEQRVAVLEEQCRQKEERRVDLELKLSEVKEQLKQSLAGGPALGLAVTGKAENGEATNKPNGSPPEHLVPVNCAAELRKRSPSILPANKGNVLRKAKEWEKKQS from the exons ATGTACGTCAACACAGCATCCCTGAGCAATGGCACCAGCTTCGTGGAGTCTCTCTTTGAGGAGTTCG ACTGTGACCTGCGGGATCTCCAGGacatgcaggaggaggagggggacacCAGTGATGGTGTTGGCTTGGACCTGGCGAGGAGCCAGACAGCAAAAACT GTTCCTGTGGACCCTGCTCCGCCGCTGCCCACCACTCCCCCGCCTGAGGATTACTACGAGGAAGCCCTGCCCCTGGGCCCTGGCAAGGCCCCCGAGTACATCACCTCCCGCA ACAGCTCCAGCCCCCCCAACTCCATCGAGGATGGCTATTACGAGGATGCAGACAGCAACTACCCAGTCACCAGGATGAACGGGGAGCAAAAAAACTCCT ACAATGACTCGGATGCGATGAGCAGCTCTTATGAGTCGtatgatgaggaggaggaggaggggaagggccAGCAGCTGACACACCAGTGGCCATCAGAGGAAGCCTCCATGAACCTGGTGAAGGATTGCAGGATTTGTGCTTTCCTGTTGCGCAAAAAGCGCTTCGGACAGTGGGCCAAGCAGCTCACCATCATACGGGACAGCAAACTGCTG TGCTACAAAAGCTCCAAGGACCGtcagccacacgtggaggtgtcCCTGGGCACCTGCAACGTCATCTACGTCCCCAAGGACGGGCGGCGCAAGAAGCACGAGCTGCGGTTCTCGCTGCCGGGGGCTGAGGCGCTGGTGCTGGCCGTGCAGAGCAAGGAGCAAGCTGAGGAGTGGCTGAAG GTGATAAAGGAAGCCAGCAGTCCGGCAGCAGGTGGGATGGAAGCCCCCACATCCCCAGTGATGCCGTGCAAGATGGACCTGGATAAG CGGCTGTCACAGGAGAAGCACACCTCCGACTCGGACAGCGTGGTGACGGGTGAGACCGGCTCCCCGGCAGCCCGCAGAGAGCCCGGCGAGCACG GGAAAGGCAAAAAGAGTGGCTTGGCTGACCTGAAGGGCTCGATGAGCCGGGCAGCGGGGAAGAAGATCACCAGGATCATCAGCTTCTCAAAGAAGAAGCCTTCTCCTGAGGACACGCAGACCTCCTCCACTGAGGAGGACATCCCCTGTTGCG gCTACCTCAGCGTCCTGGTTAACCAGTGCTGGAAGGAGCGCTGGTGTCGCCTGAAGGGCAACACCCTCTACTTCCACAAGGACCGCACTGACCTGCGGACCCACGTGAACGCCATCGTCCTCCGGGGCTGTGAGGTGGTCCCGGGGCTGGGCCCCAAACACCCCTTCGCCTTCCGCATCCTTCGCAATGGGCAGGAGGTGGCCGCGCTGGAG gcAAGCTGCTCCGAAGACCTAGGCCGCTGGCTGGGTCTCCTCTTGGTGGAGACGGGCTCGCGGACGGCACCGGAGGCCTTGCACTACGATTACGTGGACGTGGAGACGATTGCCAACATAGTGACGGCTGTGAGGCACTCCTACCT GTGGGCCAGCTCCTCCCAGGATCACCGGCCAGAATCCTCCCGTGTGGTGTACGATGACGTCCCCTATGAGAAGGTTCAG GCTGAGGAGGAGCCAGGGCGGCCGGCAGGAGCCCAGGTGAAGCGCCATGCTTCGTCCTGCAGTGAGAAGTCACGGCGAGTGGACCCGCAAGTGAAAGTGAAGAGGCACGCATCAA ATGCCAACCAGTACAGGTACGGGAAGAACCGGGCCGAGGAGGACGCCAGGCGATTTCTGACAGAgaaggagaagctggagaaggagaaagcatCAATCCGCAGTGAGCTGCTGTTGCTGCGGAAAGAGAAGCGAGAGCTGCGGGAAGCCATAAAGGGCAGCACGG GGACGAAGCTGCAGGACCTGGAGCAGCGGGTGgcagtgctggaggagcagtGCCGGCAGAAGGAGGAGCGCCGCGTTGACCTGGAGCTTAAGCTGTCTGAAGTGAAGGAGCAGCTGAAGCAGTCGCTGGCGGGAGGGCCGGCCCTGGGACTAGCTGTGACCGGCAAGGCTGAGAATGGG GAAGCTACAAACAAGCCAAACGGGAGCCCTCCTGAGCACTTGGTCCCCGTTAACTGTGCAGCCGAACTAAGGAAAAGAAGTCCCTCCATCCTCCCTGCCAACAAGGGAAACGTGCTGCGAAAGGCCAAG gAGTGGGAAAAGAAGCAGAGTTAA
- the AFAP1L1 gene encoding actin filament-associated protein 1-like 1 isoform X1, translating to MDRLSVLDQLLPELSILLKLLDHEYLSATTQEKKLAVSTILQKLQPPAGKDVDYMYVNTASLSNGTSFVESLFEEFDCDLRDLQDMQEEEGDTSDGVGLDLARSQTAKTVPVDPAPPLPTTPPPEDYYEEALPLGPGKAPEYITSRNSSSPPNSIEDGYYEDADSNYPVTRMNGEQKNSYNDSDAMSSSYESYDEEEEEGKGQQLTHQWPSEEASMNLVKDCRICAFLLRKKRFGQWAKQLTIIRDSKLLCYKSSKDRQPHVEVSLGTCNVIYVPKDGRRKKHELRFSLPGAEALVLAVQSKEQAEEWLKVIKEASSPAAGGMEAPTSPVMPCKMDLDKRLSQEKHTSDSDSVVTGETGSPAARREPGEHGKGKKSGLADLKGSMSRAAGKKITRIISFSKKKPSPEDTQTSSTEEDIPCCGYLSVLVNQCWKERWCRLKGNTLYFHKDRTDLRTHVNAIVLRGCEVVPGLGPKHPFAFRILRNGQEVAALEASCSEDLGRWLGLLLVETGSRTAPEALHYDYVDVETIANIVTAVRHSYLWASSSQDHRPESSRVVYDDVPYEKVQAEEEPGRPAGAQVKRHASSCSEKSRRVDPQVKVKRHASNANQYRYGKNRAEEDARRFLTEKEKLEKEKASIRSELLLLRKEKRELREAIKGSTGTKLQDLEQRVAVLEEQCRQKEERRVDLELKLSEVKEQLKQSLAGGPALGLAVTGKAENGEATNKPNGSPPEHLVPVNCAAELRKRSPSILPANKGNVLRKAKEWEKKQS from the exons TGCTGGACCAGCTCCTGCCAGAGCTCAGCATCTTGCTCAAGTTGCTGGACCATGAGTACCTGAGTGCCACCACACAGGAGAAGAAACTGGCTGTCTCCACCATCCTGCAGAAGCTGCAGCCACCCGCAG GGAAGGACGTGGACTACATGTACGTCAACACAGCATCCCTGAGCAATGGCACCAGCTTCGTGGAGTCTCTCTTTGAGGAGTTCG ACTGTGACCTGCGGGATCTCCAGGacatgcaggaggaggagggggacacCAGTGATGGTGTTGGCTTGGACCTGGCGAGGAGCCAGACAGCAAAAACT GTTCCTGTGGACCCTGCTCCGCCGCTGCCCACCACTCCCCCGCCTGAGGATTACTACGAGGAAGCCCTGCCCCTGGGCCCTGGCAAGGCCCCCGAGTACATCACCTCCCGCA ACAGCTCCAGCCCCCCCAACTCCATCGAGGATGGCTATTACGAGGATGCAGACAGCAACTACCCAGTCACCAGGATGAACGGGGAGCAAAAAAACTCCT ACAATGACTCGGATGCGATGAGCAGCTCTTATGAGTCGtatgatgaggaggaggaggaggggaagggccAGCAGCTGACACACCAGTGGCCATCAGAGGAAGCCTCCATGAACCTGGTGAAGGATTGCAGGATTTGTGCTTTCCTGTTGCGCAAAAAGCGCTTCGGACAGTGGGCCAAGCAGCTCACCATCATACGGGACAGCAAACTGCTG TGCTACAAAAGCTCCAAGGACCGtcagccacacgtggaggtgtcCCTGGGCACCTGCAACGTCATCTACGTCCCCAAGGACGGGCGGCGCAAGAAGCACGAGCTGCGGTTCTCGCTGCCGGGGGCTGAGGCGCTGGTGCTGGCCGTGCAGAGCAAGGAGCAAGCTGAGGAGTGGCTGAAG GTGATAAAGGAAGCCAGCAGTCCGGCAGCAGGTGGGATGGAAGCCCCCACATCCCCAGTGATGCCGTGCAAGATGGACCTGGATAAG CGGCTGTCACAGGAGAAGCACACCTCCGACTCGGACAGCGTGGTGACGGGTGAGACCGGCTCCCCGGCAGCCCGCAGAGAGCCCGGCGAGCACG GGAAAGGCAAAAAGAGTGGCTTGGCTGACCTGAAGGGCTCGATGAGCCGGGCAGCGGGGAAGAAGATCACCAGGATCATCAGCTTCTCAAAGAAGAAGCCTTCTCCTGAGGACACGCAGACCTCCTCCACTGAGGAGGACATCCCCTGTTGCG gCTACCTCAGCGTCCTGGTTAACCAGTGCTGGAAGGAGCGCTGGTGTCGCCTGAAGGGCAACACCCTCTACTTCCACAAGGACCGCACTGACCTGCGGACCCACGTGAACGCCATCGTCCTCCGGGGCTGTGAGGTGGTCCCGGGGCTGGGCCCCAAACACCCCTTCGCCTTCCGCATCCTTCGCAATGGGCAGGAGGTGGCCGCGCTGGAG gcAAGCTGCTCCGAAGACCTAGGCCGCTGGCTGGGTCTCCTCTTGGTGGAGACGGGCTCGCGGACGGCACCGGAGGCCTTGCACTACGATTACGTGGACGTGGAGACGATTGCCAACATAGTGACGGCTGTGAGGCACTCCTACCT GTGGGCCAGCTCCTCCCAGGATCACCGGCCAGAATCCTCCCGTGTGGTGTACGATGACGTCCCCTATGAGAAGGTTCAG GCTGAGGAGGAGCCAGGGCGGCCGGCAGGAGCCCAGGTGAAGCGCCATGCTTCGTCCTGCAGTGAGAAGTCACGGCGAGTGGACCCGCAAGTGAAAGTGAAGAGGCACGCATCAA ATGCCAACCAGTACAGGTACGGGAAGAACCGGGCCGAGGAGGACGCCAGGCGATTTCTGACAGAgaaggagaagctggagaaggagaaagcatCAATCCGCAGTGAGCTGCTGTTGCTGCGGAAAGAGAAGCGAGAGCTGCGGGAAGCCATAAAGGGCAGCACGG GGACGAAGCTGCAGGACCTGGAGCAGCGGGTGgcagtgctggaggagcagtGCCGGCAGAAGGAGGAGCGCCGCGTTGACCTGGAGCTTAAGCTGTCTGAAGTGAAGGAGCAGCTGAAGCAGTCGCTGGCGGGAGGGCCGGCCCTGGGACTAGCTGTGACCGGCAAGGCTGAGAATGGG GAAGCTACAAACAAGCCAAACGGGAGCCCTCCTGAGCACTTGGTCCCCGTTAACTGTGCAGCCGAACTAAGGAAAAGAAGTCCCTCCATCCTCCCTGCCAACAAGGGAAACGTGCTGCGAAAGGCCAAG gAGTGGGAAAAGAAGCAGAGTTAA
- the LOC126050826 gene encoding grpE protein homolog 2, mitochondrial-like isoform X3, with product MAARSLRRFGTVFSLGGSPRRGSLYFRGSHCVFSTAAQQRSTGDECGPEDPRDEPKHPLSDCALEHKAIKLEEQVRDLTERYRKALADSETVRRRTQKFVEDAKLFGIQSFCRDLVEVADILEKTAESAAEEAEPSNPNPTLKKIYEGLSLIEAKLQSVFAKHGLQKMNPVGGKYDPYDHEIVCHVPAEGMQPGTIALVTQDGYKLHGRTIRHALVGVAVESQE from the exons ATGGCCGCCCGTTCCCTGCGGCGCTTCGGGACCGTCTTCTCCCTCGGCGGCTCGCCAAGGCGCGGCAG TTTGTATTTCAGGGGATCCCACTGTGTTTTcagcactgcagctcagcagagaaGTACAGGAGATGAGTGTGGTCCAGAAGATCCCCGTGATGAGCCCAAGCATCCCCTTTCTGACTGTGCCTTAGAGCACAAAGCCATCAAATTGGAAGAACAAGTCCGGGATTTAACT GAACGATACCGGAAAGCCTTGGCAGATTCTGAGACTGTCCGGAGGAGAACACAGAAGTTTGTGGAAGATGCCAAGCTCTTTG GGATCCAGAGTTTCTGCAGGGACCTTGTGGAGGTAGCAGATATCTTGGAGAAGACTGCCGAGAGTGCCGCAGAAGAAGCAGAGCCTAGTAATCCAAATCCAACCCTGAAGAAAATCTATGAAGGCCTCTCTCTCATAGAGGCCAAATTGCAAAGTGTATTTGCCAAACATGGCCTTCAGAAAATGAACCCTGTTGGTGGCAAATATGACCCATATGACCACGAAATAGTCTGCCATGTACCAGCCGAGGGAATGCAgccaggcacaatagcactggtaACTCAGGATGGCTATAAACTCCACGGTCGCACTATCAGACACGCACTTGTCGGCGTGGCAGTAGAGTCACAGGAATGA